The Fusarium keratoplasticum isolate Fu6.1 chromosome 4, whole genome shotgun sequence genome contains the following window.
CCGCCCAGACGCCAAATAAAACGAATAGATGTGGATAGTCAACGTGGAGAGCATATCCGAGAACATAGCAATGGGCATGCTTGCCCCAGCAAAGGAAGAGAATCCTATGAACCACACCATCTTGGGCAGCGCCGGAGTCAGAGTCTCGATACAGCCTGGCACTGTTAGCTGATGCATCATACAAACCGATAACCAACACTTACTAGACCAGTAGTCAATGACCCACAGGAACAGATCCCCCAAAAAGGCAGCCAACTCTGTATTGAGCTTGAGGCCAGCAGGCCAACCCATCAACCATGATATGCTGCTCTGTAGCGCATCGACGGTATATGTGCGGAGCAAGTTGCCGATCTGTGTCGCTACCCAGTCGGCGTTCTCAATGATATATGAGCCAAGAGCGATGCCAATAATGACATCGTTGGCAACGAGCCACAAACTGTTGTAGAATCGGATGTAGTCTGGATGGCTCGTGGTGACGCTCGCCCAATTGTCTTTGCGTTGTCGCAACGTCATGTACTGCATCGGCCAGTAACAAAACTGTTGAAGGCGTATTTCAACTTGTTGAGCTGTGGCCGAAATGTCCTTCAGCGCCGCGTACCCGGGCTTGATCCGGAACTCAAGCAACAAGAGCAACATCTCTGTCATGATCCGGTAGCCCATGAGCCCAAGAATTAGTGCCTGTTGCCCAATTGGAAAGATGTACAGAGTGCACCATGTCCATAGTTGCAGGATGACATAGTTCCTCATGGTAGAAGCAGTCTCGACGACACGCTCTGAAACACTGAGGCTGCGTCGAGGTCTCGTTCCTATGCGCCCGACGTTCTTCTGCAGCGTCTTTTCGAGCTCCCAGGACCAATTGACTTGGTTGATGATCTTTGGCAAAGCCTTGTCCCGAGCTGAGGGTACCCGTTTCGAGATTGTGTGCAGCTTGAGCTTTTCGACGagcttgcgcttctcctccttcatctcgcgTTCCCgagtctcctcctctccctccgaTGCTATTGTGTCGTCCAACTGcgatccatcatggccaagcgCAAGAGCAATTGGGTTCAGTGATATGTATTGCATCCCTTGAGGATAGGGTCGATCGTAAAGGATGAGTTGAACACTGACGGCTCGGGAGCAAGTAATTTTTGGTACTCTTGGGTTCGTATTTGTTGTCGCGcaaagccaagatggatCGGCTAGACTTGGATCGGGGGCGTTCGAGAGGCCGAGGACATGCATTGAACTATGTCCGCACATATCGCTGATTTGGCTGGCTGGGTGAGCCTCGCTGCGGAAGAAGGTGCCAGCCTTGAGATGCGACTCGGTGATCCTAGCCTAGAGGACGTCAGTGTTGAGTTTTTGCAGTCGCAGAGTGTTACTGACGtcaacatcttcaaggaTGGCCACGACAAAGACATCCAAAATAGAATTGCGCCATCCCACCACGACACCAGGACGATCCGACTTAGGAATGTCTGTCGGCCAGAACACTCTCATCAACCCATCATGCTCTACCATGACAAGCGATTATGTATATCGACCGGCGCAATTCGCTTAAAAGGAACCTCGTCGTCTGAGCTGCTCTCGCGCAGAGATACCCGTCCTAGGTTCTCGTGGATGCTGGGTCCAACTTGTTAGCCCTCTTATCGGTGTCGAGCGGGGACTGGGCGTACCAGATTCGTTTCTTGAGTGGCCAGCAGTACGGTGGGAGCGAACacggcgaggaagagaatgGTTAGGGCAGCAAAGGCCTTTGTCGCGCGCGTCTGAGCATGTGTTAGCTAGACATTGGAGTCGGAGGGCGCACAAAGCTGTACTTACGACAACTCCGTTTTCCCAGGCAAAGATGGCAAGTTCATAGAGGCGAGTAACGAGGTCCCAGCGGGCAGTGATGTAGCCAGCGACGAAGATGCCGAGCGTAAGGACGGAAAAGGGGTGCATAGAAGCGCTATTGCTCGTGGCAGTACATGCCGTCCTCGTTTGGTGGCAGTTTTGGGGTGAAGAAGTTGGGGGACTCGACTCGCCAAGCCGTGGAAGTGGGCTGCCGGCGGGACTTGCGAATGGGTTTGTCTCTTGGCGATGGGAAGAGAAGCGGAAGGCACACGgaagcgaggaggagcagacgagatgagatccttcttcttgccgtcTGGTGATTATCTGCCAAACCAAACAAACAAGCAAGTCGGGTCAAACGAATGGAACTGCCAGCTCGCTCAATGCAGAAAGAGGGTTGGATGCATTGATTGGATTGGCTGCCCCTGCATCTGCGAGCGAGCGAAAGAGCTACGTGCGCGTCGTCGTCTAGTTCGAGTAACGTCGACCGCTAATTGTAGAGTCAAAAGTGGGCCGTAGAGTGTCCAATTTGGGATCACGTGCAATGGCCGggtcgaggccatgatgatgagatgggagATGAAGGTCAGGGAGCTTTCGAGTGAACAATTACTGATGTTGTATGCATATATGTAGAGTAGTGAGTATATAGGAGTGAGCGTATCCGAGAAATCTACCCCGTATCCGAAAGCTTGTGCAAACCACTAATTCTTCGGTTCCGTAACGCCGTTCATCAATGTAATCTAGACATTATCGACTCTTATTCTAATGGAAATGTCAATATTCTTCGGTCAGTATAAAATAATGGGACGGGGACAAACTTTTGGACCCAAGATGCTTCAAATCGTTCTCCTTGTTCTCTTCCCGGGCCTCCGCCACCAGCTTATCGATCCCTCGCTCCTTTAGAGCACCCTGTGCCAGGATATTAGCGATTATGAGACCCCAATCACCTCCAAAACTCACCTTCAGACATTGTTGATAGTCCTTGAAGAGATTGGCGCATTCTTTGTTGTCCTTTTCCTGTCCCCGGAGGTACTCTGCACTCGTCAGTATCATGCGGCGACGGTGGCAACGGAAATCTTACTCTCGCTGTACCATTTCAAAAAACAGGTGTCATATCGTCTAGACGGGTCAGCAGGAATAGTAAAAATACGGCCATCTAAGGACCTACTCCTTGACCTCATTGCACTCGGGAGCAAGCGAAGCGGACATGATGGCTAATGGTGACAAACAAGTGATGTAGTTGAAGCAATCAGAATTCTAGCGTGAGAGCTCCCGGCCGAGAGAGAACGCCAAGCCAGCCACTCCACTACTCTAAATCCGACGGCAACAAGGGGTTATTCGCATCCGTGTTTACATTGAATTGCATAAAATGAAACAAGCAACTCGACCTTTTATGCTCGCATCAGAGGCGAAGTAAGACTCGTGACAAGCACAATTTTACCCCATGGCCTCGGAAGTGAGGAATGCTCTTGCTACTATTGAAAAGAGCCGTGATTGGCTGACGCTCAGACCCCGCTGAGCACTGCGAACATCCCCACAAAAATCGACCTGAGCTCAGACAGACTCGTACCTCAACTGGTCGCGTCTCATCAACGCGACTGCGATTTCAGACTAGAAGATTATGGTCACGTTTCTCCCTTCAACGCATCAACTATTTTCATCTGCAACTCAACCGAAGAAAAGCTGCGACATCTTGATTTGAAGCATTTTCAGCCATGGCGCCGTCTGATGACGATATTGAGCAGGCACTCCTCGACGCAACTTACCAAGTCTATCGTGCTGCCCCCGATGACACCTCGGTGAACAAGGTTCGcaagcaggccgaggagaatTTAGGACTTGACGACGGTTTCTTCGCAAGCGGTGaatggaagaagaagagtaaAGATGTGATCAAAGCGCGTGTAGTAAGTTAcccaaaacaccatctcAATCTCCACACTCTGACACACATATaggagaagctccttgatggaTGGGTTCCCGACAACAAAGATGAGGCCGCCTCAaatgatgaggctgagaagggtGTGAAGCGTGGTTCATCAGAAATCGAGTCCCCTCAGCCAAAGCCCAAACGTCAGAAGCGAGgccccaagcccaagaagcccgccaAGAAGGTGGAATCGGAGCCAAGTGAGCTGAGTGAGTTGAGTGAACTCAGCGAGCTAAGCGAGGAAGAAAAAcctcagaagaagaagcgagcGCCAGCAAAgcgcaagatcaaggcgaAGGCGAAGGCCAAGCCTGTCGTctccgacgatgaggatgtcgacatgGAGTCTGACAGTGGAAAGCCTGCTtcagacgacgagggcgaagATGAGAAGGCTCAGAACGGCGAAACTGCCACAGAAGAGCCAGCTGTTTCTACATCGCACGAAACACCAGGTGACGACGAAAAGCCAACTACGAATGAGAACGCGGACGACAAGCCAGcggttgacgaggaagaagaataCTCGGACGTGATCGATGAACCCGTGAAGCCCAAGCGGAAGagaaaggacaagaaggaggctgccaGCAAGCCAACCAAAGTCCCCAAGGCCGTCACCAAGAAGAGCACCACGGCTGAAGACCCCAACaccgaggagatcaagagaCTTCAGTCTCACCTTACCAAGTGCGGCGTCCGTAAGCTGTGGCATAATGAGCTCAAGAAGTACGGCGACgaccccaaggccaagattcgTCACCTCAAGAAGATGCTCACTGAGATCGGTATGGAGGGTCGCTTCTCCGAAGCCAAGGCCCgtgagatcaaggagagacGAGAGCTcatggctgaggctgaggcggcGCAAGAGATGAATGCCCTCTGGGGTGTAGCGAGCCGAGGCCGGGCGAGCCgcagcaagagcaagcaagcaaagaTTGTTGAGAGTGAAGGCAGCGACGCCGGCGGtgacgacgccgaggaggaggaagatacGTACGCCGCCCGACGAAAGAGGGCGCGGGCCGATTTGGCCTTTTTGGGGGATGACAGCGACTCCGAGTGAAGTTTAGGCAAGGGGGGTTTTCGTATCACTCTCATGGCGTTGAGCGATGTCCACAGGTTGAGGTTCAGGGGTGATGAGATGTATCATGATGGCTCTGTACACTACAAAATGCAGCAAATCGGGAGGCTGCCTCAAGGGTTTGTTTCCAATTTTTCTCATAATACCTAGCTAGGCGTTCATAAAATCGTGCTTATCCAATTggttttctttctttttttcatTTCATGTCCTACGAGATTTCTGACTTAGTCCGCCCAGGCCTTGTACACGATCCTGGCGCCGTACGTGTCTCCCTTCTTGAGCAGGACCATGTTCTTCCACTCGGGGACGTTGGCAGCGTTGACGTAGCGCGCAGGCTCGCAGCAGAAGCCGGCGCGCGAACCACGGGCGGCCTTACCGTTGACCTCGGGCACGTCGATGCCGGAGCCCGTGTAGACCTGGAAGGTGGGCTCAGTGCTCAGGACATCGAGGTTgacgccggcgccggcgTGGTGGGCCCGGAGGTTGAGGTTAAGGGGCTCGGAGCGGGTGTCGAGAGGCACCGAGGAGGGGTCCGTGTTGAGGACGAAGCAGTGGTCGATGTTGGGCTCCTTTACGCCCATGAGGACGGCCTCGTCGGCGTTGACGCCTGGGAAGGGCTCAATCTTGCCAGTTGGGATGAGGCCTTCGTCAACAGCGAGGTACTTGTTGGTCGGGAGGGTGATGTTTGTGCCGTCAATGGTGTCCTGGCCGCTGAGGTTGAAGTAGGAGTGGTTGGTCATGTTGATGACGGTCTCATCAGCGCcgtcgatgagcttggcctcgTAGTCCATGGCAAGGATGGTGACCTCCTTTCCTTCAACCTTCTGAATGCCAGTCGTGTAGACGACAGTCACCTCGACGGTGCCAGGGTAACCCTCATCGCCGTCCTCGCTGGTGAGGGTAAAGGCAACGCTCTCGCCTCCCTCGAAGTTGTCAATACCAGGGACCTCACGGAGGCCAACAGGCTTGGGACCGTCCCATACGCGCTTGCTCCAGCCGACCTCGCCGCCGTGAAGGTGGTTGGGGCCGTTGTTCGCGGCGAGGGTGTACTCCTTGCcgttgaggctgtcgaggcggGCACCCTTGATGCGGTTGGCGACACGACCTACAGTGACGCCAAAGTAGGGAGAGTTGTACTTTTCATATTCCTCCTGGGTGGCGAAGCCCTGGACAAtgttgatgcccttgacgacCAGGGACTGAACGATGGCGCCGAGGGgaatgaaggagatgggagcgtcggccatgatggaatGATATCACTTTTGAGGCGGGGTGattgtgatgatggtggggtGGTTTGGTATGAGGTGGACGGATGCGAGTATTATTTatgttttctttcttcttccaccaGCACAGAGAACGATGAATGAAAGAGAAAGGGGATCTCCCGGTAATCTGAGATGCGGTGAGGTTTTAACCACTCGTTTCTGCAACACTGGGCTGCGAGGCGTGGTGGTACTCGACCGAACGAGAGGGGGGATAAATGCGAAAAGCTGGGGACCCATCATGACTCTGGAATTCAGGCTAAACTGCCAATGGGGACACGACCCGTGGGGGAAAAGCTGTTTCTCACATGGGACATCCCCGTGTTGCCTGGGAGCTTCCTAGCTCTCTCTTGGTACTGTAGTGAAACTTGCTGCGAACCCATCCAATCCGTGGATGGCATGACATGATGTCTGACAACTTCACCGAGTTATGGCCATTGTTGCGGGGTGGCGCGCGCGTCATGGCTTCTAAGCTGTGGGCTTCTCGGTGTGAGTGGCGCGGTTGCAGCTGGTGCTTGCTTGGCTGTTTTGCCTTACCAGGTACGGTACAGCTTGCGCGGCTCGGGCTCCGACAAGATGGGATGCGGCCAGTTCTGTCGCTAGCCGAGTTGAAGGTGTCGCCCAAGAAGGCATCTCATCCAAccagctcatcatcgtcatgatGGAGCTAGGCCCACGGGTTCCACAGGTTCTCATGTACCTTACAGAATAGCTTCTGTCGTGTCATGTGATGTGTAAACACTTGAAACTCGACTTGACTCAGCTACCTAGTAGGAATCACAGCAGGGTCAACGTAACTCATATCGCCTCAAGTTCAAGTCATTAACGGTTGGGTCTCAAAGTCATGTTATAGACATGGCGCAGTCGATGCTGCCCTTCAATTATGTACATATTTCAGCTTGAAAGCGCCGCGAGAAATGCAGAGTGGTATCTTAAAGCAAAGCAAAGTTTTCGAATCCCTTTCATCTCGTCGACTACCATTCCAGTCGGTCGTCGCACACCAGCTTGACGTCGAATCGCTCCTCGCCCTTCCATACCTTACTGCCGGAGTTGCACCCGGCCACAATCGTCCGCAGGTCGCTGATCATGCCTCCAGGGCCGCTGGCGAAAACGGTCGTGGGACCTCTGACTGTAGTGCTCACAAAGtccttgacgagcttgggAAGGTTGGGGTGTCGGTCCTCGTCAACGGTGCCATGGCCGATCTTTGCGACGGGGACATCAGTGCCGCACGCGCAGTCCTCGTCCACgtccgacgatgatgatgagccaACCTGCATGGCGCCGTCGGTCGCGGCCTTGTCGTCCTTCTCTCGAGGCAGGGGCCCGCTACCAGCGTCTCGTGTCGCGTACACTCGGATCTTCAGGTTCAGGGCCTTTCGGGCCTGTTGGAGaagctccatctcctcgtgGACCCATTCAGCATCAGCGGCATGGCGAATGGCCCAGACGAGCTCAATCTTTCGGTCTCGGGAGATGGGTGATCGTGCGAGTTCGAGGAGCACGGGGAGCACATAGGCGATACCAGTGCCACCGGCGACACACATAATGTTAGTGTCGGGGGCGACCTCGTCCATAGTCTCTTCACCATATCCACCAGTGAGGATCACAGATGTGGTTGCCTTCTCAGAgttctccagcttcttggccgccagCTCGGCCACCTTCTTAGTCTCGCCCTTCTTAGCACGCATGATGTAAGAGTGCTTCACAACGCCCTTCTCAACGATAGGAGCATTCAAGGGCGTGAAAGGGTGGGACTGCCAGATGCTGCTCTCGGTGAAGCAGAGGTAGTAATGCTGGCCAACTTGCCATGGGTCCTGGTTGTTCTCAAGGTCGAGTCGCAGGATATCACCATGCTCGGGGTCGGGGAAACGGGTGATGACGGCCTGGGAAGCCCGGAAGCCCATGCTACCGTTGGGGAGATGGTGATAGTGCAGATAGGCGGATCGAAGGAATCGAAAACCGCGGTCGACGAACCACAACAGGAGggcggggaggaggaagcacTTGAGGGCCTTCCAGTGAGCCCAGCAAGCACCGATGTAAACCATGGCTAGGACGTAGTGAGACTTGCGGAAAAACTCATAGCCTGTCAGACGGATGCCCCAAGGGGTGCTTCCTAGGACGAGCAGAGTGAGCAGAATCATGGCCACAATGCCCCAAATCATGTAAGTCTGAACGATCCATTCGAGACCAACTGAAGGCTGGGGCTGGTACAGGCGAATCTCGACGATGCACCAAGCAATGGTGTGGAGAGCGCTCTGGATAAAGATGATGTAGCCCGACCATCGGTGCAAAAAGTTGAAGCTCTGGTAAGGGACGCCAgtgatgagggagaggatcGACTCTCGGCTGGACAGAAGGATAGAGAGAGGTGTCAAGGCATACGCTAGAGTACCGATACGGTCGGACCAGGGGCCGAGAGTCGTGCGGGTGTTGTAAGTGCCCGGCATGTCCTTGACGGGAGTGATCCATTTGCGATAGGACATGCCCACGAAAGTCCAGATAGTCAGATAGCCCAGAAGCGTGAGCAGGATGACGACCTGAAGGCGAGTAGTGCGGCCAAAGACGATACGAGCAGCGTCCGGGAGCAAGTATTTGCGCGTCATGGCAGCGATGCTGCGACGAACCTTGGCGAAACCGGCCTTGGGGTTCATATTTGAGATGGTAGGCGGAGCCGACGGCCGGCCGACATGTCGGAGGATACcccagacgaagaggatggcgaggatggtACCCCAGAAAATGCCCGTATAGAGCATACCCAGGTCGTGAGCATAGTAGACGAGATCGAGATACTCGCAAGAGCCCTTGTCGTTTGTGCAAGGGACGGCTCGGTCTGCGTATCCCCAATGAGGCTCGAGGGATTTGGCCTCGCTCATGTTCTGGATGTGGCGAGCACCCAGCTGGTGTAGGGACGCCATGGTGAATGATTCTTGTCCGACGATGAGTTTGGGAGGAacgtcaagaacaaggaagGTCAAGTCACGTTGACAGTGGACAAGAAAATATATGGTCAGCTCCCAATCCAGTGGAGCAGTGGTGCAACAAGCCGCGAGGGACAAGACGGATCGGCAATGGCGAACAAGATGGCGACGGACGTGATGCCATAGAAATAAGAATCGCACCGTCGGCGGCGTCCCCACCGAGGAGCCAGGTTGGCGGGACTGAACAAACGAACGGCGTCCATAATTGAGCGGGTTTGAGGATGGATGCTCTGGTATTGCCCAGGATAGGGCGACGGAACTGAGACCCTGGACGCGGCAGCCAGGCCGGATCGGGAATAAAGCTCCTGCTTATTTGCTCAAACTACGGGTGGAGGATTGGTCAGGCTGACCTTGATGAATCGACGCAGCCCagaaagagggaaaagatgCGCATTGCGACGCTGCGctttgttggtgatgtccaTGGCGAGACGATAAAGATGGAGTTGAGCAGGAATGAGCACGTTTTCCCGGGGTCTGCGGGTGGGGCCGTCCGACCTCCGGCTCCACCGGGCTCCGCTCTTGGAGAATCAACCTCCGCTCTAAGATTCTTGGCCTCACTCTGTCGGGTTGTGTCGCCCTCGTATCATGGATTAAAATCCATTATTAATAACTGCAGAGTCGTCTTTGGCGCAGTTAagagcctctcctcctctctgcGGCTGCACCGCTTCCATCCTTCTCGTCCCGAGTCTTGGAACCAACTCAATCCTTCTCACCAGGGTCTTAATTGCTGGATTACCCCCCAAATCCGTCCGTCTTCTCCACATTACCCATACTGGAAGTTGGCCGACGAACTCGGCTCTGGGTCTTGAGACGTATTAAACACTCGCGCCCACATTCAACCCCCCCGTGGCTGACCCGGCTCCAACCATATCGTCTTGCTATCGTGTAGACGGTCGTTGTCTTGCACCTCATTCCGGCTCATTATCATTGTCTTCTTTACAGCTCGTTGCGGACGCGCAAACAATCATTCAAGATGAGCCACGACATGGGAAGCATGGATAGCGGCGGTGCCGCGTGCAAGGTGGAGGTAAGAACATCCAAGAAGCGTCATGGACGGTCAACTTACAATCTCATAGATGCTTTGGAACTGGAACACAATTGATGCGTGCTTCCTCGCCGAATCATGGCAAATCCAGAACTCGGGCATGATGGTTGCCACCTGCATCGGCGTCATCCTGCTAGTCGTCCTTGTCGAGTTCTTCCGTCGCATGGGCAAGGAGTATGATGCTCTACTACAACGGCAATTCCACCGCCAGGCGACAACTCACGgcgtcgccatggccgccgcGGGCTGCACCGGCGCCGTCATGCCCACGCGGCAAACCCTCACCTACCGGGCCTCGCCTCTGCAGCAGCTGGTGCGCTCCGTCATTCACGCCATGACTTTTGCGGGCGCCTACATCATCATGCTGCTCGCCATGTACTTTAACGGATatgtcatcatcagcatctttATCGGCAGCGGCCTGGGCAAGTTCTTTTGTGACTGGTTGGTGGTCAAGATTGATCTTGAGGGGCTGGAGGGTGACGAGAGCAAGCCCAAGGGCATCGAGGAGACGACAGTCTGCTGCGGTTGATTGGGGTCATATTGCGGAAGTAAAAATTTGTTTACAGGATTGGAAGCATTGATGCTTCGACTGCATTGTTTTAACGATACCCTTGGGGGAGATGTCATTTTAAGCACATACATTAAGCATTGTGGGAACATGATGCTGAAGGATCGACAGACCTATGAATCGAATTAGACTACTGAATCATTCCTAAAAGGGAGTCGAACTCGGCGAGTCAACAAGGTGCTTACCCTGGCCAGTGAAGGTATCATGACAAGTCATCTTTCAGAGTAGAGGCAGAGCCTCGATCGGAAAACACCAACAGACCCAGATCGGGACTCGGGACACTCAACTACCGTTGTTACAATGTC
Protein-coding sequences here:
- a CDS encoding Copper transport protein; its protein translation is MSHDMGSMDSGGAACKVEMLWNWNTIDACFLAESWQIQNSGMMVATCIGVILLVVLVEFFRRMGKEYDALLQRQFHRQATTHGVAMAAAGCTGAVMPTRQTLTYRASPLQQLVRSVIHAMTFAGAYIIMLLAMYFNGYVIISIFIGSGLGKFFCDWLVVKIDLEGLEGDESKPKGIEETTVCCG